One Lachnospiraceae bacterium C1.1 genomic region harbors:
- a CDS encoding 4Fe-4S binding protein encodes MSGLFEKIFKRKYKALPGMDAVFFATADCDGCGECADRCPTGHIKMVDGRPVWPKPCFLCAACGDVCPNNAISYGTPEFIEKYWELVEKQKEDGETKK; translated from the coding sequence ATGTCAGGATTATTTGAAAAAATATTTAAGAGAAAATATAAAGCTCTTCCGGGTATGGACGCAGTATTCTTTGCAACCGCCGATTGCGACGGATGCGGAGAATGTGCTGACAGATGTCCTACCGGTCACATAAAAATGGTTGATGGCCGCCCGGTCTGGCCTAAACCTTGTTTTTTATGTGCGGCATGCGGGGACGTGTGCCCGAACAATGCAATAAGCTACGGGACACCGGAGTTTATCGAGAAATATTGGGAACTTGTGGAAAAGCAGAAAGAAGACGGGGAAACAAAGAAATGA
- the galT gene encoding UDP-glucose--hexose-1-phosphate uridylyltransferase: protein MSFDINQTIKNLLGYGRLTGLISEDDEVYTRNLLLERLGLDSYEEVESVTSNDLETILSEIIDYAYENKLIEDNGPVARDLFDTKIMNCLVGRPSEIRQKFRELYEESPKKATDWFYKFSQDTDYIRRYRIKKDMKWVTSTEYGDLDITINLSKPEKDPRAIAAAKNAPQTAYPKCQLCMENEGYAGRLNHPARENHRLIPITIANQQFYLQYSPYVYYNEHCIVFNKEHVPMKIDRAAFEKLFDFVKLFPHYTIGSNADLPIVGGSILSHDHFQGGNYEFPMARADYLRTFTIEGYEDVEAGVIKWPLSVIRLRGKDSTELINLSEKILKKWRSYTDEGAFIFAETDGEPHNTITPIVRMREDKYEIDLTLRNNITTKECPLGLYHPHSELHHIKKENIGLIEVMGLAVLPSRLKGEMALLKDAILSKKDIRADETLAKHADWVDEFVKKYDDINEKNIDEILKKEIGLVFSRVLEDAGVYKQTEEGQEALKRFTDSI, encoded by the coding sequence ATGTCGTTTGATATAAATCAGACCATAAAAAATCTTTTAGGATATGGACGCCTTACAGGACTTATTTCAGAAGATGATGAAGTTTATACAAGAAATCTTTTGCTTGAGCGCCTTGGTCTGGACAGTTATGAAGAAGTTGAATCTGTTACATCTAATGATCTTGAAACAATATTGTCGGAAATTATTGATTATGCATACGAAAATAAGCTTATAGAAGATAACGGACCGGTTGCAAGAGATCTTTTTGATACTAAGATCATGAACTGTCTGGTAGGACGTCCGTCAGAAATCAGGCAGAAATTCAGAGAGCTTTATGAGGAAAGCCCTAAAAAAGCCACAGACTGGTTTTATAAATTCAGTCAGGATACGGATTATATCCGCCGTTACAGGATCAAAAAGGATATGAAATGGGTTACTTCAACTGAATATGGTGACCTGGATATCACCATAAACTTAAGTAAACCGGAAAAGGATCCGAGAGCAATTGCAGCTGCAAAGAATGCACCGCAGACAGCTTATCCTAAATGCCAGCTCTGCATGGAGAATGAGGGATATGCAGGAAGGCTTAACCATCCTGCAAGGGAGAATCACAGACTTATCCCTATAACAATAGCAAACCAGCAGTTTTATCTGCAGTATTCACCGTATGTATATTATAATGAGCATTGCATAGTTTTTAATAAAGAGCATGTTCCGATGAAGATTGACAGGGCTGCTTTTGAGAAGCTTTTTGATTTTGTAAAGCTTTTCCCTCATTACACGATTGGCTCTAATGCTGATCTTCCGATAGTTGGAGGCTCAATTCTTTCGCATGACCACTTCCAGGGCGGAAATTATGAATTCCCCATGGCAAGGGCTGACTACCTTAGAACCTTTACAATAGAAGGTTATGAAGATGTAGAAGCAGGCGTTATAAAATGGCCGTTAAGTGTTATAAGACTTAGAGGTAAGGATAGCACAGAGCTTATAAACCTGTCGGAAAAGATATTGAAAAAATGGCGCAGCTACACTGATGAAGGTGCATTTATTTTTGCAGAGACAGATGGTGAGCCACATAATACAATAACACCGATAGTCAGAATGAGAGAGGATAAATACGAGATCGACCTTACCCTCAGAAATAATATTACAACAAAGGAATGTCCGCTCGGACTTTATCATCCACACAGTGAACTGCATCATATCAAGAAAGAGAATATCGGCCTGATAGAGGTAATGGGACTTGCAGTACTTCCGTCAAGACTTAAAGGAGAGATGGCATTGCTTAAGGATGCTATTCTTTCAAAGAAAGATATCCGTGCAGATGAAACCCTTGCAAAGCATGCAGACTGGGTAGACGAATTTGTAAAGAAATATGATGATATTAACGAAAAGAATATAGATGAAATTCTGAAGAAGGAAATAGGTCTTGTTTTCAGCAGAGTACTGGAAGATGCAGGAGTTTATAAACAGACAGAAGAGGGGCAGGAAGCTCTTAAAAGATTTACCGACAGTATCTGA
- a CDS encoding hydroxyethylthiazole kinase gives MQERLLDDIRAKRPVVHCITNQVTVNYVINTLMGLGAMGVSTNAPQESADITAKSDALVLNVGTLTDSLADSMIVAGRRANEMGIPVVLDPDGAAFSNFRKDIVNEVLNNVAVTCIRGNASDIAALLDMELENGAAPDFDDLQILSDRYQTAVVMTGSEDRIVYRASQARILNDIPMMRRISGNGAALSAVIAAFLSVSDITNPFDAIVTAASAYSTAGQMSEQNYAAVGSASFAAGIIDALSIVSAADLTKNIKLEIR, from the coding sequence ATGCAGGAGAGATTACTTGATGATATTAGGGCTAAAAGGCCAGTGGTTCATTGTATAACCAATCAAGTAACGGTAAATTATGTAATAAACACACTGATGGGGCTTGGAGCCATGGGAGTTTCAACAAATGCTCCTCAGGAGTCGGCTGATATAACTGCAAAGTCAGATGCCCTTGTACTTAACGTAGGAACACTTACAGATTCATTGGCTGATTCAATGATAGTAGCCGGAAGAAGGGCTAATGAGATGGGTATTCCGGTTGTACTTGATCCGGATGGAGCTGCATTCTCGAATTTTAGAAAAGATATCGTAAATGAAGTATTAAACAATGTAGCTGTAACCTGTATCAGGGGAAATGCTTCAGATATAGCAGCATTACTCGATATGGAGCTGGAGAACGGAGCTGCTCCGGACTTTGATGATCTGCAGATACTTTCGGACAGATATCAGACAGCTGTTGTAATGACAGGAAGCGAAGACAGAATCGTTTACAGGGCAAGCCAGGCAAGAATACTTAATGATATTCCGATGATGAGAAGGATTTCCGGAAATGGTGCGGCTTTGAGTGCAGTAATAGCAGCATTTCTTTCCGTATCTGATATAACCAATCCGTTTGATGCTATAGTTACTGCAGCATCGGCATACAGCACGGCAGGACAGATGTCTGAGCAGAATTATGCGGCTGTAGGAAGTGCTTCCTTCGCAGCAGGAATAATCGATGCTCTGAGCATTGTATCGGCTGCTGATCTAACCAAAAATATTAAGCTTGAGATAAGATAA
- a CDS encoding transposase: MNILQKIFTDYYETIIFTMKPRSSVIENIDKMINCGNPDFGGAMYGCPDCGKLKFVPFRCHSRFCPSCGNKYSMERTTNMSFKLIKVNHRHCVFTIAEDLRIYFLQDRTLLNCLFHAVNSVISHMFRKINKSKNFTPGFIMVLHTFGRDLKWNPHIHCLISEGGYSDNGEWRNVTHFNYKLLRSSFQTALLNELEPYLGSSFKKVKAACYDKNKQGFYVYAKPNKCNPTTVIKYIGRYLGRPVIATSRIDKYDGDYVTFHYNRHEDDKYVEETIPATEFIERLIRHIPEKHFKMIRYGGIYARHRDIDKNLNRAISKEKHSFLRGFNKWRTAQLSAFGYDPLKCDCGSTMLFLELYFNHKRVSLEELYEKAMSKSRGLRSSA, translated from the coding sequence ATGAACATACTGCAAAAAATCTTTACCGACTACTATGAAACAATTATTTTCACAATGAAACCTCGCTCATCTGTCATTGAAAACATCGACAAGATGATTAATTGTGGCAATCCAGACTTTGGTGGTGCCATGTATGGATGCCCGGATTGCGGAAAACTTAAATTTGTTCCCTTTCGCTGTCACAGCCGCTTTTGTCCTTCATGCGGAAATAAGTATTCCATGGAACGCACCACTAACATGTCCTTCAAGCTGATTAAGGTCAATCATAGACATTGCGTTTTTACCATTGCAGAAGATTTAAGGATCTACTTCTTACAGGATCGTACTCTTCTAAATTGCTTGTTCCACGCTGTTAACAGTGTTATTTCCCATATGTTCCGCAAAATAAATAAATCAAAAAATTTCACTCCCGGTTTTATCATGGTCCTGCACACTTTCGGACGTGATCTAAAATGGAATCCGCATATTCACTGTCTAATATCTGAAGGCGGTTACAGTGACAACGGCGAATGGCGAAACGTAACTCATTTTAATTACAAGCTTCTTCGCAGTTCATTTCAAACTGCACTTTTAAATGAATTAGAACCTTATCTTGGCTCTTCCTTTAAGAAAGTCAAAGCTGCCTGTTATGACAAAAATAAACAGGGCTTCTATGTTTATGCCAAGCCCAACAAATGCAACCCTACCACCGTAATTAAATACATTGGACGTTACCTTGGCAGACCCGTCATTGCAACTTCACGTATTGACAAATATGACGGTGATTATGTCACTTTCCACTACAACCGCCACGAAGATGACAAATATGTAGAAGAAACCATCCCTGCAACCGAGTTCATTGAACGTCTGATACGGCATATACCTGAAAAACACTTTAAGATGATACGTTATGGTGGTATTTATGCCCGTCACAGAGACATTGACAAAAATCTTAACCGCGCCATTTCAAAAGAAAAGCACTCATTTCTTCGTGGCTTCAATAAATGGCGTACTGCACAGCTTTCCGCGTTCGGATATGATCCTCTAAAATGCGATTGCGGTTCAACAATGCTGTTCCTGGAACTATATTTTAATCATAAGCGCGTTTCTCTTGAAGAACTATACGAGAAAGCCATGTCCAAGTCTCGTGGATTGCGTTCATCTGCATAA
- a CDS encoding YigZ family protein has product MNSYRTVQTGKIFSGEITEKKSRFIAALKKAESVEEASAFLLSEKKKYYDAKHHCSAYIIAGEDGAQDIMHSSDDGEPSGTAGKPMLDILKGEGLKNVILVVTRYFGGTLLGTGGLVRAYSAASKDAISNTEFFIVKELVHCSLEFDYASEPKIRRFLRERECVLGEPEYSEKVRFNIYIEPDEENNYRENITDMLNGNVEFKVLEKASHEVPENS; this is encoded by the coding sequence ATGAATTCATACAGAACTGTTCAGACAGGGAAAATCTTTTCCGGTGAAATTACAGAGAAGAAATCACGGTTCATAGCAGCTCTGAAAAAAGCGGAGTCCGTGGAAGAGGCCTCCGCTTTTCTTTTATCGGAAAAAAAGAAATATTATGATGCAAAACATCATTGCAGTGCATATATAATTGCAGGAGAAGACGGTGCCCAGGATATAATGCACTCCTCAGATGACGGAGAGCCGTCAGGGACTGCCGGAAAGCCAATGCTGGATATATTAAAGGGTGAGGGCTTGAAGAATGTTATTCTGGTAGTGACCAGATATTTTGGAGGAACACTGCTTGGAACCGGTGGACTCGTAAGGGCATATTCCGCGGCTTCAAAGGATGCGATCTCAAATACGGAATTTTTTATTGTAAAGGAACTGGTCCACTGCAGTTTAGAGTTTGATTATGCATCTGAACCTAAAATACGACGTTTTTTAAGAGAGAGAGAATGTGTTCTGGGTGAGCCGGAATACAGTGAAAAAGTACGTTTTAATATTTATATTGAGCCGGACGAAGAGAATAATTACAGAGAAAATATCACGGATATGTTAAATGGCAATGTTGAATTCAAGGTACTTGAAAAAGCAAGTCATGAAGTTCCGGAAAATTCTTGA
- a CDS encoding AraC family transcriptional regulator, with product MIKTFKTNFIAKESDMVSLFVNNVGFQRCEPGHTWGSGVRDHFLIHHIVKGTGYYEVNGNVYTLKAGDSFLVYPYVEIKYYADMKDPWEYYWVGFSGADAANLMLSTSFSREEPILHHPESESKEVKKRILDIYEIRGNSLAAQTEMTGKLYTALAFFIKISKRKEKNDNSYMTYVKAARNYIASNYSYGVSVDEIADYIGISRSHLFRAFKTYTGESPKEYLSNYRINTACALLRETNLSITAISKSVGFENNLYFSKAFHKVKGISPSQYAKEHNHGK from the coding sequence ATGATAAAAACATTCAAGACCAATTTCATAGCCAAAGAAAGCGACATGGTTTCTCTTTTTGTCAATAACGTCGGTTTTCAGCGATGTGAGCCCGGTCATACCTGGGGTTCAGGAGTCAGAGACCATTTTCTTATACATCACATTGTAAAGGGAACTGGTTACTATGAAGTAAATGGAAATGTATATACACTGAAGGCAGGTGATTCTTTTTTAGTGTATCCCTATGTTGAGATCAAATACTATGCCGATATGAAAGACCCCTGGGAATACTACTGGGTTGGATTTTCAGGCGCTGATGCTGCCAATCTTATGCTTTCAACAAGTTTCAGCAGGGAAGAGCCTATCCTTCATCATCCTGAGTCTGAAAGTAAAGAGGTAAAGAAAAGAATTCTTGATATATATGAAATACGAGGTAATTCTCTTGCTGCGCAAACAGAAATGACCGGTAAGTTATATACAGCTCTTGCGTTTTTTATTAAAATTTCTAAACGTAAAGAAAAAAATGACAACAGCTATATGACATATGTTAAAGCTGCCAGAAACTATATTGCGTCAAACTACTCTTATGGTGTGTCAGTTGATGAGATCGCAGATTATATCGGAATAAGCAGGAGCCATTTATTCAGAGCATTCAAAACCTACACAGGTGAATCACCTAAAGAATACCTTTCAAACTATCGCATAAATACAGCCTGTGCCCTGCTGCGTGAAACCAACCTTTCAATTACTGCTATTTCTAAATCTGTCGGATTTGAAAATAACCTTTATTTTTCGAAAGCTTTTCACAAAGTTAAGGGAATTTCACCTTCCCAATATGCCAAAGAACATAACCATGGTAAATAG
- the rny gene encoding ribonuclease Y has product MSVLAVIIAAVVLVIAVVVTFALATNIHEQKVKKVIGDADAKAKEITDKAQKAAEDLKREKLLEVKEESIRQKNELEREIRDRRSEVQRMERRTQQKEEAVDRKADQLEKREANCSARENELNRQKEKIAKLNEERVKELERISGLTSEQAKEYLLRIVEDDVKHESALMIKEYESRAKEEADKKAREIVVNAIQRCAADHVAETTISVVQLPNDEMKGRIIGREGRNIRTLETMTGVDLIIDDTPEAVILSGFDPIRREVARIALEKLIVDGRIHPAKIEEMVEKARKEVDTMIREEGEAAALEVGVPNIHIELVKLLGRMKFRTSYGQNALKHSIEVAELSGLIASEMGLDVRIAKRAGLLHDIGKAVDHEMEGSHVQLGADLCRKYKESPVIINAVEAHHGDVEPQSLIACVVQAADTISAARPGARRETLDAYTNRLKQLEDITNSFKGVDKSFAIQAGREVRVMVVPEQVTDADMVIMAHDIAKKIEAEMEYPGQIKVNIIRESRVSDYAK; this is encoded by the coding sequence ATGAGCGTTCTGGCTGTTATAATTGCCGCAGTTGTGCTTGTCATTGCAGTAGTAGTCACCTTTGCTTTAGCAACAAACATTCACGAACAGAAAGTTAAGAAAGTTATTGGGGATGCGGATGCCAAGGCTAAGGAAATCACGGATAAGGCTCAAAAGGCCGCTGAAGATCTTAAAAGGGAAAAACTTCTTGAAGTAAAGGAAGAGTCCATTAGACAGAAAAATGAACTCGAACGTGAAATCAGGGACAGAAGATCTGAAGTTCAGCGTATGGAGAGACGTACACAGCAGAAAGAAGAAGCTGTGGACAGAAAAGCTGACCAGCTTGAGAAACGTGAAGCTAACTGCAGTGCCAGAGAAAATGAACTGAACAGGCAAAAAGAAAAGATAGCAAAGCTAAACGAAGAACGTGTAAAGGAACTTGAAAGAATCTCAGGACTGACCTCTGAACAGGCAAAGGAATATCTTTTAAGAATTGTTGAGGATGATGTAAAGCACGAGTCCGCACTGATGATTAAGGAATATGAGTCACGTGCAAAAGAAGAAGCGGACAAAAAAGCTCGGGAGATCGTTGTAAATGCTATTCAGCGTTGTGCAGCAGATCATGTGGCTGAAACCACTATATCTGTAGTACAGCTTCCTAATGATGAAATGAAAGGCCGAATCATTGGACGAGAGGGAAGAAATATCAGAACTCTTGAGACAATGACAGGAGTAGATCTTATCATAGATGATACGCCTGAGGCAGTTATTTTATCAGGATTTGATCCGATCAGGAGAGAAGTTGCAAGAATTGCACTTGAAAAGCTGATAGTTGATGGTCGAATCCACCCTGCAAAGATCGAAGAAATGGTTGAAAAAGCCAGAAAAGAAGTCGATACAATGATCAGGGAAGAAGGAGAGGCAGCAGCACTTGAAGTTGGTGTTCCGAATATTCATATCGAGTTAGTAAAACTTCTTGGTAGAATGAAATTCAGAACAAGTTATGGACAGAATGCGTTGAAACACTCCATAGAAGTAGCCGAGTTATCCGGATTGATAGCATCTGAAATGGGGTTAGATGTTAGGATTGCCAAGAGGGCAGGATTGCTTCACGATATAGGTAAAGCAGTCGATCACGAGATGGAGGGGTCACATGTACAGCTTGGTGCTGATCTTTGTAGAAAATACAAAGAATCACCAGTTATAATCAATGCTGTAGAAGCACATCACGGTGACGTTGAGCCACAGTCTCTTATCGCTTGTGTAGTTCAGGCAGCTGATACTATTTCCGCAGCACGTCCGGGTGCAAGACGTGAAACGCTTGATGCATATACCAACAGATTAAAACAATTAGAAGATATTACAAACTCCTTTAAGGGAGTTGATAAATCCTTTGCGATTCAGGCTGGTCGAGAAGTCAGAGTAATGGTAGTTCCTGAACAGGTAACCGATGCTGACATGGTTATAATGGCTCATGATATTGCCAAGAAGATCGAGGCCGAGATGGAATATCCCGGACAGATTAAGGTCAACATTATTCGAGAAAGCAGAGTATCTGATTACGCTAAGTAA
- the recA gene encoding recombinase RecA, protein MDDDKKKALDVALAQIEKQFGKGAVMKLGENQKNMNVETIPTGSLSLDIALGLGGIPRGRIVEIYGPESSGKTTVTLHMIAEVQKRGGVAGFIDAEHALDPVYAKNIGVDIDNLYISQPDSGEQALEITETMVRSGAVDIVVVDSVAALVPKAEIDGEMGDSHVGLQARLMSQALRKLTAVISKSNCIVIFINQLREKVGVMFGNPETTTGGRALKFYSSVRLDVRRIEKITQGGEIIGNRTRVKVVKNKIAPPFKEAEFDIMFGKGISAVGDTLDLAANINVVNKAGAWYSYNGDKIGQGRENTKQYLAEHPEILAEIDHKVRVHYGLEEETDPKAKDDGTKETKAAGKAAKSTEEK, encoded by the coding sequence ATGGATGATGATAAGAAGAAAGCGTTAGACGTTGCTCTTGCGCAGATTGAAAAGCAGTTTGGTAAAGGCGCTGTAATGAAGCTTGGTGAGAATCAGAAAAATATGAACGTAGAAACGATTCCAACAGGTTCATTAAGCCTTGACATTGCACTTGGCCTTGGTGGTATCCCCAGAGGAAGGATCGTTGAGATATACGGACCTGAATCATCAGGTAAGACTACAGTTACACTTCATATGATCGCAGAAGTTCAGAAGCGTGGTGGAGTAGCAGGTTTCATTGATGCAGAGCACGCACTTGATCCTGTCTATGCAAAAAACATCGGTGTAGATATTGACAATTTATATATTTCCCAGCCAGATTCGGGTGAGCAGGCTCTTGAGATCACAGAGACCATGGTAAGATCAGGTGCTGTCGATATAGTTGTAGTTGACTCTGTTGCTGCTCTCGTACCAAAAGCTGAAATTGATGGTGAAATGGGAGATTCTCATGTTGGTCTTCAGGCAAGACTTATGTCTCAGGCGCTTCGTAAGCTCACTGCAGTTATTAGTAAGTCAAATTGCATAGTGATCTTTATCAATCAGCTTAGAGAAAAAGTTGGCGTCATGTTTGGAAATCCGGAAACAACTACAGGAGGACGTGCTCTTAAATTCTATTCTTCAGTACGTCTCGATGTCAGAAGGATTGAGAAGATCACACAGGGTGGAGAAATAATCGGTAACAGAACAAGAGTTAAGGTCGTTAAGAATAAGATCGCTCCGCCATTCAAAGAAGCAGAATTTGACATTATGTTCGGCAAGGGTATTTCAGCAGTAGGTGATACACTTGACCTTGCTGCCAATATAAATGTTGTTAATAAGGCCGGCGCATGGTATTCATATAATGGTGATAAGATCGGTCAGGGAAGGGAAAATACAAAACAGTATCTTGCAGAACATCCAGAAATTCTGGCCGAGATAGATCATAAGGTCAGAGTTCATTACGGTTTGGAAGAAGAAACAGATCCAAAGGCAAAGGATGATGGCACAAAAGAAACAAAAGCTGCAGGAAAAGCAGCTAAATCAACGGAAGAAAAGTAA
- a CDS encoding regulatory protein RecX translates to MTITKIEQYRKGKYLVYLNDEASFVLYSAEIKKYGLKENIEMTDDMYRSILDETLIKRAKSRTLHILDRQDKTEKQLRLKLRENMYPEEAINAAVEAAKAGNYLNDGRYARQYILEKSRVRSKRQIEAELLGKGIHKEIIAESMDELGESISSDLDLIEKIIFKKCPEPASMDFSMTQKLLRYLTGKGFDIYDIRTVLERLT, encoded by the coding sequence ATGACTATAACTAAGATTGAACAGTACCGAAAAGGAAAATATCTTGTTTATCTGAATGATGAGGCATCATTTGTTCTTTATTCAGCCGAAATAAAAAAGTATGGCTTAAAAGAAAATATAGAAATGACCGATGACATGTACAGGTCAATCTTGGATGAAACATTGATCAAACGGGCGAAGAGCCGAACACTGCATATCCTTGACAGACAGGACAAGACAGAAAAACAGCTTCGGCTCAAGCTCAGAGAAAATATGTATCCTGAGGAAGCCATAAACGCAGCAGTAGAAGCTGCCAAAGCAGGAAATTACTTAAATGACGGAAGATATGCCAGGCAGTATATTCTTGAAAAGTCACGTGTGAGATCCAAACGACAGATAGAAGCAGAGCTTTTAGGTAAAGGTATACATAAAGAAATTATTGCGGAGAGTATGGATGAACTTGGCGAATCGATTTCATCTGATCTTGATCTTATTGAAAAAATAATTTTTAAGAAATGCCCGGAACCTGCATCAATGGATTTTAGCATGACACAGAAACTTTTACGTTATCTTACAGGCAAAGGATTTGATATTTACGATATTCGCACGGTGCTTGAACGCTTGACATAA
- a CDS encoding galactokinase, with protein MIEKVIEEFKNRFGADGDIRCYFAPGRVNLIGEHTDYNGGHVFPCALSMGNYAVARKREDRKVRWFNMTYPADGVRVMEIDSFAPNDNGVWYDYQAGVIWALKENGHEIPTGYDMVMLSDMPAGSGLSASASIEEIPAVICRDLFDLPIDMVECAKLGQYSENKYNGMNCGIMDQFASAMGKKDCAIFLDTSNLEFTYVPLNLKDEKIVITNSKVKHQLAGSAYNDRRRESEEALKDLQTVVDIASLGELDEEGFEKHKSAIKNEINLKRAKHAVYENQRTIHAVDALKKGDLAAFGKLMNESHVSLRDDYEVSCPELDVLAEEAWKIDGVVGSRMTGGGFGGCTVSIVKNDKVDEFKATISKIYKERTGLDCEFYIADASEGARRLDA; from the coding sequence ATGATAGAGAAGGTAATTGAAGAATTTAAAAACAGATTTGGCGCTGATGGAGATATCAGATGCTATTTTGCACCGGGACGAGTAAATCTTATCGGTGAGCATACAGATTATAACGGTGGACACGTATTTCCATGTGCTCTTTCCATGGGAAATTATGCAGTTGCCAGAAAAAGAGAAGACAGAAAAGTAAGATGGTTCAATATGACATATCCTGCTGATGGAGTAAGGGTAATGGAGATTGATAGTTTTGCGCCAAATGATAATGGTGTATGGTATGACTATCAGGCCGGAGTTATCTGGGCGTTGAAAGAGAACGGTCATGAAATTCCTACAGGTTATGACATGGTAATGCTTTCAGACATGCCTGCAGGAAGCGGACTTTCAGCTTCTGCTTCGATCGAGGAAATTCCTGCAGTTATTTGCAGAGATCTTTTTGATCTTCCGATAGATATGGTTGAATGTGCAAAGCTTGGTCAGTATTCAGAGAATAAATACAATGGAATGAACTGCGGAATAATGGATCAGTTCGCTTCAGCGATGGGTAAAAAGGATTGCGCTATTTTCCTTGATACATCAAATCTTGAATTTACTTATGTTCCTCTTAATCTTAAAGATGAAAAGATTGTCATCACAAACAGTAAGGTAAAACATCAGCTTGCAGGAAGTGCATATAATGACAGAAGACGTGAGAGTGAAGAGGCACTTAAGGATCTGCAGACAGTTGTAGATATAGCTTCACTTGGAGAACTTGATGAGGAAGGATTTGAGAAGCATAAATCTGCAATTAAAAATGAGATAAATCTGAAGAGAGCAAAGCATGCTGTTTATGAAAACCAGAGAACAATTCACGCTGTAGATGCACTTAAGAAGGGTGATCTTGCAGCATTTGGAAAATTAATGAACGAATCACATGTTTCACTCCGTGACGATTATGAAGTTTCCTGTCCTGAACTGGATGTGCTTGCTGAAGAAGCGTGGAAGATCGATGGAGTAGTAGGTTCGAGAATGACCGGTGGCGGATTCGGCGGATGCACAGTAAGCATTGTAAAAAATGATAAAGTTGATGAATTCAAGGCAACTATCAGTAAAATATATAAAGAGCGCACAGGACTTGACTGCGAGTTTTATATTGCTGATGCAAGTGAAGGCGCAAGAAGGCTTGATGCCTGA